Genomic DNA from Candidatus Stygibacter australis:
TTTAATGAGAAAGTTGATTATGAAAGCCAGATTATGAAGGAGAACATTATTAAAAATAGAGACCGCAAAGCTATCTGGGTTAATAAACTGAAATTTGAAATTGAATAGAAGAGGGTTTAACCACGGAACACACGGAAGGAATGTAAGAGAAAAAGGGATTTATATTTGGATTGGTGGTTATCTGGATTATTCTAGGTTTAACTTGTTTTTGGGGGGGGGTAAATGATAAAGGTTGTGTTTTTTCCTGTGTGTTCAAAGTGTTCCGTGGTTAAAAAAAGAAACAAGTAGGAAATGATTGAGGTTAAAATGAAAGATCTGATATTTGAGGATGAAAGTTATAAGATAAGAGGTGCAATATTTAAAGTATATACGGATATGGGTTGTGGTTTTTTGGAAGCAGTTTATCAGGAATGCTTGCAGAAGGAATTTGAATTGAGTCAAATTCCATTTGTTGCAGAGCATAAAGTGAGTTTGACGTATAAAGGTCATCAGCTTAAGCAAGTATATTATCCCGATTTTATATGTTATGAAAAGATTGTCGTTGAACTGAAAGCAGTGAAGGCTCTTGAAGATATTCATTTAGCACAGGTAATTAATTATTTAAAAGCTACAGGACTGAACCTTGGGTTCTTAGTGAATTTCAATCACTATCCCAAAGTTGATATCAAGAGAATAGTATTGTAGAAGAGGATTTGACCACGGAATACACGGAACACACTGAAGAACGCGAGAAAAAAGAGATTTTGTCAATTAAAGGTTTTGTTTTGGAGATTTTACTGTTAAATTTTATTTTAGAGAAATTGATTACATAAAAGTTGTATTTTTTCCGTGTATTCTGAGTATTCCGTGGTTAAATAATAAAATAAGGAGAAAAGATGTTTGATTTACAGAAACTACATGATCATGTTGGAAAGGGATTGAAGATATCAATGGTATTTGGTGATCCGATTGAAGCTCAGGGAAAGACTATTATTCCTGTGAGTAAAGTAACTGGTGGATTTGGTGGGGGAGAAGGAATCGCCCCTGGTAGCAGTTGCGGAGATGATAAGGAAGAAGGGGATACTGATAATGCTGCTCATGGTATGGGTGGTGGCGGTGGATTGCATAATGAGGCAATTGGTGTATTTGAGATAACTCCTGATAGTACCCGGTTTATACCAGCAGTCCAATTTAAACACATCCTGGTCATGCTGGGCATGATCATGGGATTTATCTGGAGAATGAGCAAGAGAAGAAGGCGTAAATAGCAGCTTAATGTGATGGGAGGGAAAAAATATGCTCCGTAAAATCTTAGCTATGCGGATAATCGTAGTTTTATTATTGCTACTGCTGGCATTTCATATTTTGGTAGTGATGCAGATCATACCAGGAGATTTTGTCTGGGGTGGTCAGATAGAAGCTAATAGTGAGCAGCTTATCAACTATGAGATATTCGCTGCAGTGATCACATGTTTATTTCTGATAATTTCATTTTATAAAATAAAACTTATACTGGAAAATAGAAAAAACAGCGTCAATCAGGTGGGACTTTGGTTGATGTTGCTGTTTTTTCTATTAGGTATTTTGGGTAATCTCAGTTCAGATATAACTAAGGAAAAACTGATCTTTACCCCAGTAACTGTGCTTTTATCGCTTTTTATTCTAAGAGTAATTATTAAATAGCATGGGAGATAAGGAATCAGGCATTAATTAGATTATAATTACCTTCAAGGAGTTGTCCACAGCCAGAGGCAGGCATCGGGAAAGCGTCTTGCCCAGGCTTTTTCATTATGCTGCGCTCCCTGGTCAATAACGAGTTTGAGATTGCTGTCAGGAATACCTGCATTTTGCAGAAGCTGATAGAATTCCTTTGCATCATTTAGATATGCTTTCTGTCCCTGAGGATTATCTCCTTCAGCAGTTCCTACATCTATATATACCTGGCAGTTTTTTGGTATTGGTGAATTTTTAAAATAATTGACCATTGGCTTTTTGGCAAACCAGAATGCCGGAGAAAATATTCCAAGTCGTGAAAATGTTTCAGGATATTTGCAACCAGCATAAAACGAGATAAGCCCTCCCAAACTGCTGCCGGCAATACCAGTGTGTACTTTATCAGGCAAAGTGCGGTAATTTTCATCAACCCAGGGCTTCAGGGTAATAACTATGAAATCCACATATTCATCACCTTCACCAGTACAATTATATTTCTTATTATCCCAGGGTGAATATTCATTACTGCGTTTGGTGGGGTGATTATCTATACC
This window encodes:
- a CDS encoding spore germination protein GerW family protein; the protein is MFDLQKLHDHVGKGLKISMVFGDPIEAQGKTIIPVSKVTGGFGGGEGIAPGSSCGDDKEEGDTDNAAHGMGGGGGLHNEAIGVFEITPDSTRFIPAVQFKHILVMLGMIMGFIWRMSKRRRRK
- a CDS encoding GxxExxY protein, with product MKDLIFEDESYKIRGAIFKVYTDMGCGFLEAVYQECLQKEFELSQIPFVAEHKVSLTYKGHQLKQVYYPDFICYEKIVVELKAVKALEDIHLAQVINYLKATGLNLGFLVNFNHYPKVDIKRIVL